From the genome of Electrophorus electricus isolate fEleEle1 chromosome 14, fEleEle1.pri, whole genome shotgun sequence:
CAAGCAAAAAACGCTCTTGGTATGGGATTACTTTTCCAGAGAGGAGGATTTGTGGTATTACCAAAGCCGCAATGTGGACTTTCACAAGTGCCACAGTGGCTTACAGCAACAGCAAAGACCTGCACCACAAACCCTCAAAAATCAGAATTGCTGTTTTTTGATTGCTTTGCTCTAGTGTTTCAACCTTTCATTCTCAGTCACGTTTACAACTTTTCTTGAACTTCCACAGATTTTAGGCTTCGTGCAGATTTGTGCAAGTACAGGAAAATGTGTTGAAATGATAGACATTGACAATGAGCTACAGGGTAGGCAGCAATTAGGTCGTAGAACAAAACACTGAAGGGAAACGAAATCAAATTTTCTCCTGTATGCCACTCATTTCTTCCACCTGACTCATTTTGTATTGGGAAACAATAAGAAACTGTAGTCTATACAAACCACAGAGACTCAAACTCTTTCACCACAAAACACCTTGACATGGCTACCACTGACCAAACAGGAACTGGTCAACAACGAAACCTTAGCACCCGATAGGAGCAGAAGGCCGATTTAGATGAGGAAGCCCATTGGGAGCTTTGCTGGTCCATTATAGCACCATTTCGTTATCAGTGTGGAATTTCACTTAGTCCTAGCGCCAAACTAAGGcgaatgttttttaatgttctggCTCTGAATAAGGTACTGCATTCTGGACCAACTGGAGATTGTTTACGTACGCAAAACCACCAGTGAGAAACATCTCCAGGGAGATTACAGTAGTCCAAATTAAATGTGGTAGTCACAGACACGATTAAATGTTGAATCGGAGCACAGATATTAGTCCGAATCCCTGTGAGGGCTGAAAGAGGAAATACATGTTTTAAGAGCATACATCTAAAGACGAGGGAGACAAATTATAGTCCATATCTCAGCGGGCTacaccatttatttaaaataaatttagataACAACAACTATAAACCAAGTCAAAAAGGGAAACACATGAGAAGATGTGAGGCAGCAAGGAGGTAGCTGTGGCATCTACTTCCAAAGCTTCTTTATAGACATGTTCTTCTCGCTGTCCTTCTGCATCACCTGCCAGTGGAGAACAGTGTAGAATTCCATTAATCCCGTTACAGTTACGCAGCAACATAACGGCTACAGCCAGATCCTCTACAGACTGACCCTGCTAGAAAGGTTCTGTTTTGATGAGCACCACTGAAGCAACCATTCTGCAGGCCatctgcgcgcgtgtgtgtgtgtgtgtgtggggggacaGTTTCAGCAGCACTCATTCGTAGCTCATTTCTAAAGTGGCACACAACATTACCTTGGCAACAGCCATCTCGAAATCCTCCTGGGTGACGTGGACCCTCCTCTCACGCAGGGCGTACATGCCAGCCTCCGTGCAAACTCCCTACGGGACACAAGCTAGTGAGCAAATGCTGCGACCAGCCAGTGGGCTTGCTACATCGACGCCAAACACTTGGGCTACGCGTTAGCCTCAAATGTTAGAGCTGCAGGACtggtttgatttgtttctgGTGCTGCAAAGTATCAGTGCTTGCATGAGAGGTGTCTTCAGAGAACGCCAATTCTTCTCCTGGCTCACTAGCACAGCATTCAGCCTAACTATAACACTCTTGCCAACAACCCTGTGTTGCTGTTTCCTCTTGACCTGTGTGACGTTATCTTCGAAAATGTGTCCAAGAGGCAAAATGTAGAATGGGCAATGTAGGGTGGAGGGCTGGGGAAAAGCTCACCTTGACCTCTGCCCCCGAAGCACCTGGCATCAGCTCAGCAATTTTGCGCAGGTTGATGCCCCGTGTCAGGTTCATCTTGCGGGAGTGGATCTTCAGGATGTCCAGACGGGCCTGGCGATTGTGATGGCATTGAATGTGAGTGCACGAGTGCAAGGTAGGTagaggggtaggggtgtgtgtgtgtgtgtgtgtgtgtgagagagagagagagacactgaccTCCTCATTGGGAGGGGGGAACTCTATCTTCCTGTCAATGCGACCCGGTCTAAGCAGAGCAGAGTCCAGAATGTCGATTCGGTTGGTAGCCATGATGACCTGCAGGGAAAGGTTACGCAGGGGTCAAATGCAGTAACTGGACAACACTTCAttcataaaaaatgcaaatgaaatctGACTTCTCCCTTAGGCCTTGTATGTGGTGACTTCAAATGTAGTGCATTACATGCCGGTCACTTGGTAAAAGACACTCAGCGGCTTGTCTAAGCATTCTGAGCTGTGCTCAATCTGATGCGcgcgcacccacccacacagacacaccttgATGTTCTTGGTGGCCTCGAAGCCGTCCAGCTGGTTGAGAAGCTCCAGCATGGTCCTCTGCACCTCGCTGTCTCCGCCCGATCCGCCCTCCAGACGCGATGAGCCGATCGAGTCGATCTCGTCCATGAAGATGATGGAGGGTGCGTGCTCACGGGCCATGACGAAGAGCTCACGCACCATCCGCGCACCTGCACCATCCGCGTCCCCAATAGGACAAAGACGATTACAGTACGAGAGGGACATGCAATCTCAGTTGGTACATTCCTTAACCCTAAAATGGCATGTGGACCTTGAGCAAAAATCAGGCACATGGCACTCTTCCCAGTACAGCTGTGGCCAGCGTACCATGCCCCCTCAAACCTACCCTCGCCAATGAACTTCTGCACCAGCTCGGAACCAGACACTCGGATGAAGGTGCAGTCCGTGTGGTGAGCCACGGCTCTCGCCAGAAGGGTCTTCCCCGTGCCCGGAGGGCCATACAACAGCACCCCCTGCAGGACATGGCAGGAACAACACTTAGTTTCTTTTACACTGAGCACTAAACAAGATCAGATGCTGACAGTCAAAAGATTCAAAAGATAAGAATTCTGCAGCTCTGACACAAAGTCTTGTGTAATCTGATGGAAAATAAGTCCTTCTGTACATTACCTAGGTATGATAGGACTTTTCCATATAATTTGATTACTACTACATTTTTGGATGCTCATTTTTTTGAAGAATATTGAACcctaaagggaaaaaaaaaaagtttattctgGTCTATGCTGATACCCAAATGACATGGCTAACAAAACACGTGAATTGTAACcaattttgagaaaaaaaggcTTGATTGTGACAGTCATCATTTTATTGCACAGCCTTAACCTTTGGGCGGCCCACCTTAGGCTGTGCTATTCCGAGAGCCTCGAACAGCTCCGGGTGCTTGACGGGCAGCTCGATCACTTCCTTGATCTCCTTAATCTGCTTGTCCAGGCCACCAATCATCTCGTACGTGGAGTCAGGAACCTTCTCGACCATCATCAGGGATACCAGTGGGTCCACTTTGTTGGGCAGGATTTTGTGGAGGGTGTAACTGTCGTTGCGAAGTGCTACACGGCAGTTGGGGGTCACCTGTTTGGAAGGCAGGGTCAGGGTGCTCAAACTTGCGTGAGCTGAGGCATCAcgaaaaataaacaagattGTGTTTGCCAGCACGGAAAAGAGCTACAGTAAAAGTCCCTCAATCAGCATAGAAATGGGAGCACTCACATCATTAATGTCAATGTTCTTGTCCACGTCCACAACGAATTTCCCTTCAGGGTGGACCTACAcggcacacacagatgcacagaaaaGTGCATATGAACATTTGAAGTAACACTTCTCAGTGGAGCACAGCTTCTGAACTGCTACGTTAGGAAGCAGCGAGAAACCAAAGGCACGAGCGTGAGAAAGTGTCGGCGTGGCACACCTTAACCAGGACCTTCTTCTTGTCCATAGCGCGAACCACCTCTCCCACGTAGGAGCCCtgctcctgcagcagctgcagctcctCACGCAGGAGACGCACTGTGGAGACAACGCACGCTTCACAAATCACGTACAGATGCAACACCGTGGTTGCGACCACTAGCAACTAGCACTTGGAACCATTGGTGTGCGCCAGTATTCGTGGACAGTTTTGGGAAGAGACTGACCTTTAGCGTTTAACTCGTTTCTCTGGGCCTGCAGACGCCGGAGATTTTGGCTTTTCTCATTCACTGTCAgctacagaaagaaaacaagatttAAATTTTGTTTACATATAGCAAGTGAGAGTACACAAAAATAAGACAGAGTTGACACTGATGCTTTGATGCTACTTTGATACAGAAAGGCGTAACTTGAAGTCGATCCCTTGTTTAGCAGTAGAATAGTTAACTCTCTTACCATCTTAAATTTCCTCACCTGTAGTTCTTCAATTTTGGACAGGTAATACTGGCGGAGACCAGAGCCTCCTCTACTGTCTTCCAAGTCCATTTGCTGTGACgaagataaaaaacaaacagtcagtCTGCGTTGGATATCTGACGATTGACACGCATATGAAAATACAACAGTAGCGTTGCTAGTTTAGCCGAATCAAATCTGCCCTAACGTTAGCTAATAAGGTAGATTCGGTCTGCCAACACGGCTGTTTGTACAAATGCCAAATGCGCAAACGAGCAGTTATTGGCATTACCCGTTTTTAGAGAATAAAAAACGACATGGTTAGCGTGTGAACACCGACACTAAGGGGAAAGGCAGTTTTAAATGTTCCCTTTCCCTGCAGCTAAGTGCCGTTAGCTAGCATGGCTAGGCTAACCTAGCTGGTTAGGGCCAACAATGAGACAGCAGTCTCTTCAAGTCTCCCTATAAGGCTAAAAGGACCACGCCGAAACGTCTCTTCCGTTACACAGATGCGGACCATTACCGACTTAGGCAACGTGAACCGCAAAACAACCATATTCCAGCCAAACCGGTAGCGGTTTAATTCCGTAGAAAGCAGAATGCCTTACATGGTCGATTCCATCTAACGCCATGTTGGAAACACGGAGCTGACGCGACTTCCTCCGAGATATCTGCGCGTCGTCGGTGTGCGATCCTACAGTCATACGGCGCCGCACACCTTTACGGAGCATTTCAACCTTTTCACATGTTCGTTTGAGACCTTCACCATGGTTTACCTTCGCAGTTCAAAACGAGTAgccagttttttttgttttgaaaaaaaaaaaaaaatcacaagatCGTTAAAATTAATTAGCTCTGTGCTTTGAGAATTAAAATGAAGCTTAATTTAgatagcacctttctcataccCGAGATCACTTCCCAGAATCTTAAACggaattaaataaaatgtatttaaaatgtaatggggttaaaataatgaatggattcattaataaatcaggaattaaaacaaaaatgctttatttagcCAGTGCTCCTCTGTCAGTAATCTCGTCAATCCTCATGTTCGGTCAGACGAACAAATCCACATACGGCAATATTGCTCAAGCCCGCTCTCCGTAAAGTTGAGCAAGCAGAGCCAAGCCCTACGCTGTAAACCGAGACAGACGGGGAGAACCGGACCCGTTTGGCCAGGCGGCGATGCATCACCAGTGCTTCGCTTTTCTGCGGGCCCCCGTCACGGTCTGAAACGGAGGCGTGCGGAGATCCTCCAGTAGGGTGCATGGGACGCACGGAGCGCAAACGCGCCTGTTTCCGCGTTTCAAGAATACAGCCAGCCACTTTTGTACAAGTAACAATAGTTTCACTCGTCAAGAAAGGAAATGATTGTttaagaaatttttttttttggggggagggggggtacACACCGAAAGTTAGTTTTATGTGAAAGGTAttagaaatgaaacaatgacttaAAAAGGTGCTGGCAGACAATTTTATTGTACAAAATATCAATAGAATGCCcagtaaaaaaaagtataaaaagcaTTTGCTTGAAAACAAAAGCTAGGATACatgcattttccttttaaaccatttaaatcCACTCAACTGGTTATAAAATGTCACAGCAGACTTCAAGAATGTCACTGTCACTTTCTCTTtacataaacatgtataaagacaaaaaaatatatattcattctaCTCAGATTGAGATTTGAAAGTActtgtaaaacaaacattttaataatgacttAAGTGCCTGGGTCATCTATTAAAATCAACTCTCTTACCCCTTGAGCCAATCTCTGCCAATCTGTTAAAAGAGCAATGGCTTATCTGGTATTTGGAATGTATGAAGTGAAATTGCACACcaatcattcattcacacatttctgcctgtaaacacacaaaaaatggctttaatttgaaaattaaagtgTGAAGACATTCCTCAACATTAATTTTGAAATGGCTTAGAATCCTACTCACTTATTACCAAAACTAGTAGAAAGCCTCTGTAGTCGCAGCTACGGTGACAACTGCCACAGTAAAATACCCTAACGACGCAAAAGAGCCTGTAAACACACCGGGAATCCAGGAGACTGCGCTCCGAGCAACTAGGCAGTCGAGCGTACACTGGACTGGCCAAACTGTGGCTCTGAAACGCATGTCGGCGGCATCTTTCTCAGAGATCAACGGACACAGATACCTGTATCCATGTTGCGTTCTATATTCGATACATATAATTCGCCAGAAGGGTCGTACCTATGCTAAGTCATTCTACGTCTGTGTCCTATAATCGTAATACAAAAGCTGAgatttggttttccttttgcaggtgaaaaaatacaaatggGAACAAAAGCCATTTATGGCTTGATGGATCTGATAAAATTAGAAGAGCTTTCAAAAACACGACACGTGTGGTCCAAGAAAATTCTCAGGAGGCAGTGAAAACTCCGGCCAACTCCAACAGTTCCAACAGTTTTAAACAGCCCATTAGAGTTGATACCTGACGCCTCCTAAAGGGACCAGAAAACACGTcacacaaaccccccacccccaaaaagcTCCAGACCGGAACTCAGCCAGCCCTCTCCTTAGAAAGCGATGGCTCTGGTTTGGACCTGCTGAAAATTACAATGAAGCTACGTATGAAAAACAAGAATAAGgcagggaaaaacaaacaaaaaacaaaagcaaaaacaagatGCATAATCATGCTGGTTCCAGTAGAGTCATCTGGTGACACCGTTTGAAGAAGCCCTCCTGCGCCGAAGCCTTCTCTGCTGCTGGAGTTAGCAGGACTGGAGTGAGCACCTGTTGCCCGTCCCATCCGTAGGGTATGGCAGGTCTTTGGCCCCGAGCCCAGGTGTGCTCTAACCCCAAGGGCCATGGGCTTCAGGTCAGCCGAATCCCCAgcacctgctccagctcctgtcTACGCTGCTGGACCTGTGAACCAGAAAACGCTTCCGGGATCAACGCCGATTGAGACTGCGGACTGCGTCCTGACCCGAGCTGTGCTGCGAGTCCAACACTCGGTGCCCAGCAGCACATACCTTGGCGAATACGTAGCGGCTCACGGCCTCCTGCGTCCACGATGACTGGAAGAAGGCACTCCTCCGCTCCTCCTCCGGGTTCCCGGCCGTGTCGGTCATCAGCTGAATCAAAAACAAAGTGGGCAAGCACACCATTGAAGGGGGCAAGAACGCAAGGCCACCCCCCCCGTGTCAGAGGCCAAGAACTCCTATTGGCCCAAGTCACCAGAGCCCCGGTAACATGAAGTGTTACTGAAAGCGGCATTGGCTCACACTTACTGCTGGGTTTtgactttgtttctttttttaatcttctgaCTCTTTCTGCTTTATTGCGTTTGTCTTGTTTATACTCTGAAGCAACACTGAGCCTGAAAATGCTACCATGTACACATATAGCTAATATTATCATTATCGCTGCTGCCGTtggggtgtgtgcgcgcatgcacgcaaGTGTCAGCGGTTCAGAGAACTACAGGCCTCACCTTCAGGTCTCTGCTCTGTGACTTCAGCCAGTCCTGGATGAAGTCCTGGGGGTTGTTACTGAAGCTCAGCATGAAGTCCCTCTGCGTCTTCAGCTGGTTTATGGACTCGATGGTCTCGTGGATCTGGACAGGAACAGCAAAAGGGGAGATCAACAACGCCTTTTAGAATGTGGGGGCTCATAAAATAAGCCCGACCCTGGTCAACTTCACACGGGCAGAAGAGCAGATCAACGTAGCACCATCAACGTACACATTCGAACCATAAGTCACCAGACGTATAATAACTATACAGATTGGTGGATTAGTGCAGCGATATGTGCAGGTTGGCCTTCTAAGTCCACCCACTCTCTcccgtgtgcacgcacacacacacactttcatctcCAGAGCGGCGATCTCCTGCTGGTTGGTGGTAGAGGACAGGAAGCTGGCCATCTGGCTCTTGAGCGGGTCGTCCACCTCTACATCAATGTCGAAACAGGCTGTCTTCTTTTGGTCGTTGGGGTCCACGCTGTCCATGAGTAAAGGGCACAGGACAGAGACGCCGTCAGTGTGGACAACACGAGTCTTACTGCGTCCACGCACGACACTGCTCGATGTAGCCCGTGCTGAACAAACCTTAAGCAACAAAAACCCAACCGATCCAGTGGAGGGGAGGACATGacaacccacacacccacccacccacccacctgaTGACGTGGTTGATGACTATGGGATCGGGGTGTTGCAGGAGCCCAGCCAGCTTCATGGGGATCTCAGAGAACCTCATTCTGGGACAGGCAAAGATCTGGAACACCGCAGACAAAAACAGCCCCTGACCCAGCCGCCTCTCAACAACATGCATATGCTCCTCCCCACAAAAACGAGGAAACGGGACCGTCCTGACAAGGCCTCCACTCCCTACCTGCCGGAAGTAGCGGTTGCAGTTGATGAACTCCTTCTCGTGGCAATCCTGGAGCTTGTTGGTCTTGATGTAGAGCCACAGAGCCTGCATGATGCTGGCCCTGGTCTGGGTGTGTACACCCAGGAGACGTGCCAACCGTGGGTCCAGCTTGTACTGGGGAGGCTggaaaggagagcgagagatatgtacactgtgtgtaatgtatgtaaacaaaaaaaaacaaacaaacaaacaaaaaaaaaaacacacacgtatataaGCATAAAcacctctgcctgtgtgtgtggggagtgcgTGTTACCTGGTGGTCCAGCATGAGGAGGAGAGTGCATTTTACGTTGACATCTCCGGGCCTCTTAACCTGAAAGCCATCCGTCTCCTGTGTGGTGGGCATCCTGTGCCACTGAGACACACAAAAATTACAACCATTCAAGCCCCAGCTTGAATGTGACCAGGGGGCTAACGTACAGATGCTTCCCATCGGGCCATGGGTCCACACCACTCCTGCAGCTGTTCTGGGCTTTCAGGCTTATTACTGTAATAATTAAGACTGCAATAGCAGGGACACTGCAGCAGGTTTTACCTCCACTAGATGGTTGTCTGGCCCATACAGCTCCTTGTCCAGCTCGATGACTAAACTTTTGAAGAAGGATGAA
Proteins encoded in this window:
- the psmc5 gene encoding 26S proteasome regulatory subunit 8 — encoded protein: MTVGSHTDDAQISRRKSRQLRVSNMALDGIDHQMDLEDSRGGSGLRQYYLSKIEELQLTVNEKSQNLRRLQAQRNELNAKVRLLREELQLLQEQGSYVGEVVRAMDKKKVLVKVHPEGKFVVDVDKNIDINDVTPNCRVALRNDSYTLHKILPNKVDPLVSLMMVEKVPDSTYEMIGGLDKQIKEIKEVIELPVKHPELFEALGIAQPKGVLLYGPPGTGKTLLARAVAHHTDCTFIRVSGSELVQKFIGEGARMVRELFVMAREHAPSIIFMDEIDSIGSSRLEGGSGGDSEVQRTMLELLNQLDGFEATKNIKVIMATNRIDILDSALLRPGRIDRKIEFPPPNEEARLDILKIHSRKMNLTRGINLRKIAELMPGASGAEVKGVCTEAGMYALRERRVHVTQEDFEMAVAKVMQKDSEKNMSIKKLWK
- the smarcd2 gene encoding SWI/SNF-related matrix-associated actin-dependent regulator of chromatin subfamily D member 2, giving the protein MASRAGFPVNSGTPVNPMSSSHPGGMRMPQSSGFRAVPSAASPYPRSVMPPSRTVPMGSLGSLGAPLPGPSYSGTMPVRPGMPQTPLDPVRKRLLQQQQQQQQQQSSGLMGPRRGVKRRKMADKVLPQRIRDLVPESQAYMDLLAFERKLDQTIARKRMEIQEAIKKPITQKRKLRVYISNTCTPGKLEGEESEKVASWELRVEGKLLEDPGKQKRKFSSFFKSLVIELDKELYGPDNHLVEWHRMPTTQETDGFQVKRPGDVNVKCTLLLMLDHQPPQYKLDPRLARLLGVHTQTRASIMQALWLYIKTNKLQDCHEKEFINCNRYFRQIFACPRMRFSEIPMKLAGLLQHPDPIVINHVISVDPNDQKKTACFDIDVEVDDPLKSQMASFLSSTTNQQEIAALEMKIHETIESINQLKTQRDFMLSFSNNPQDFIQDWLKSQSRDLKLMTDTAGNPEEERRSAFFQSSWTQEAVSRYVFAKVQQRRQELEQVLGIRLT